In Solanum pennellii chromosome 7, SPENNV200, the following are encoded in one genomic region:
- the LOC107026493 gene encoding phospholipase A2-alpha-like, whose amino-acid sequence MVKLSLHFLAFCIIANFTNLFNSPISIHALNVGVETNAGLSLEKECSRTCESKFCAVPPFLRYGKYCGIMYSGCPGEQPCDALDACCMKHDLCIQHKDNNYLNLECNENFLSCVAKFTKAGSPTFKGNTCSITTVVRVITDVIDAAVAAGKIFKKP is encoded by the exons ATGGTGAAATTATCTCTACACTTTCTTGCATTTTGCATCATAGCAAATTTCACCAATTTATTTAATTCCCCAATTTCAATTCATGCACTTAATGTTGGTGTTGAAACTAATGCTGGCCTCTCCTTG gaaaaagaaTGCAGTAGAACATGTGAATCAAAGTTTTGTGCAG TTCCTCCATTTCTAAGATATGGTAAATATTGTGGAATTATGTATAGTGGATGCCCTGGGGAACAACCATGTGATGCACTTGATGCTTGTTGTATGAAGCATGATTTATGTATACAACACAAAGACA ATAATTATCTAAATTTGGAGTGCAATGAGAACTTCTTGAGTTGTGTAGCTAAGTTCACAAAAGCAGGATCTCCAACATTCAAAGGAAATACATGTTCAATTACTACAGTTGTTAGAGTTATCACTGATGTTATTGATGCTGCTGTGGCTGCTggaaaaattttcaagaaaccatag
- the LOC107026494 gene encoding phospholipase A2-alpha-like gives MVKLSLHFLAFCIIANFTNLFNSPISIHALNVGVETNAGLSLEKECSRTCESKFCAVPPFLRYGKYCGIMYSGCPGEQPCDALDACCMKHDLCIQHKDSKLFTLRVLNFIMTVKI, from the exons ATGGTGAAATTATCTCTACACTTTCTTGCATTTTGCATCATAGCAAATTTCACCAATTTATTTAATTCCCCAATTTCAATTCATGCACTTAATGTTGGTGTTGAAACTAATGCTGGCCTCTCCTTG gaaaaagaaTGCAGTAGAACATGTGAATCAAAGTTTTGTGCAG TTCCTCCATTTCTAAGATATGGTAAATATTGTGGAATTATGTATAGTGGATGCCCTGGGGAACAACCATGTGATGCACTTGATGCTTGTTGTATGAAGCATGATTTATGTATACAACACAAAGACAGTAAGTTATTTACTTTACgagttttgaattttataatgacagtaaaaatataa